The Kordia sp. SMS9 genome window below encodes:
- a CDS encoding S-layer family protein, protein MKTKITLLVLTALLGLTTVFANSMPTSENVVENEMMTSDGNSIIISAGKRIYSLDMNTYHATLLATSPYVNEINSIASDNATGWLFYVSNHISRYNWTIYGYNVYTNTHKNFGSVRHFFTGTGHARSSRGLASGGATFYNGKLYFAMEYPIRCYYYRDGRRTSSNSNANPKDELDDNPRAAGTVSAGMFTNSTNTRGNAISMEADTTADNGGRDGNGETVDDFEEIEAEEANQLNDNVVDYISEEELPAETADNSDSNLQQRGNSYSTETSYYHGSYNNNIYLLEISFSGLADSSGQTTSVLNGRPVYDNWWYSSFLYRGELGDIVVDDNGQMYAATSYQVQAYNFNSNRYDWANNENIYAQMAKDKHSHLQLLKNRKYYTTYYYHGCPQNVYTAKSFVQKYTAPSHLRTFNSIQLGSLMEISGLDPHDVGRITDASDYINLTPPVSYKIEGFVFDDNNENGSFDSGQGETKLPSVEVTLYADTNADGALDAGDTVIETLNTDASGNYKFENVDVAETLVKVTVPADDTDFTYNLTTAEVVSVTGGTADITGIKFGINKEEVVINVNYDVFGTVYDDDNEDAIFDNGEAGLDNVTLTLYADTNADGVLDAGDTVIATTTSANDGSYSFLHVCIQNTLVAVTVPTDTGDFTYTLTTPGTQAIDSINTNVTGLDFGINEVRVIDYNILGTVFDDDNANGTSETGEAGLEAVAVTLYADNNADGTLNAGDTVISTVNSLADGSYSFSNVIVGNVVVAVTVPTDTPDFTYTLTTAGELAGSSTTTDLTGFDFGIDKVKVIDYTISGNVYDDNDESGAQDAGEDNLELITVTLYADNNIDGAVDAGDAVIATAISAADGTYSFANVTVENTVVAVTVPGNTPDFTYTLTTPGQIDTSSTIVNVDNVNFGINEVLVIDYAISGTVFDDDNENATQDAGEANLDGITVTLYADNNADGVLDVADTTITTTTTAADGTYSFAGVTVQNTLTIVTVPGNTATFTYTLTTPSQVNTSSTNVNVDNVDFGINEVEVIDYNISGVVFDDDNEDGNNDASEGRIPNVVVRLYEDVNEDGALDANDVQLANRATGSSGEYQFENVAKKKTLVEFTIPANSPNFTYTATTPDVVAVTGTINDVTDVDYGVNQRQVIDYNISGTVFDDDNENGTQDAGERDLDNITVTLYADNNDDGVVDAGDTVISTATTANDGVYNFTGVTTENTIVEVTVPGDTANFTYTLTTAGAVDTSSLITDVVADFGINQVEIILYDISGTVFDDDDANGVRDTGEGFVQGVVVTLYADNDGDGILGGTDTVIGSTTSSTAAGDYTFAGVTVRNTIVEVTVPANQPSLTYTLTTAATQAVSSAITDVTGVDFGIDEFLIVNYNIFGTVYDDDNENAVLDTTETGRLANVTLTLYVDDDADGRVGSGDTVIATTTSAADGTYSFLNVTIQNTLVSVTIPANDVNFNYTLTTDARIDTSSVSTDVTDVDFGINQVSTTYTVSGNVFNDVNADGVNEAAEAGLNGVVINLFDDVNGNGRVDRGEPLIATTSSDRSGNYQFGGITAPNVILQMVLPTNTPQFTYIATTPVSVVLTGGVSTTVDFGINRQLVVLYNVSGVIWDDQNADQIKDANEPRLSGIGVTLFHDVNANGALDTSDISLSTVVTGTNGGYIFTGINLRNVLVVPTAPADGTFTTPNTRAVSSISTDAIDVDFGISIASSLFQVTGVVFDDQNENGILDAGENSIDGLPVEIYADTDNSGTLDTNIDLLVAFTQTSNNGFLIEDPNYVVDSVPGGQVLIRIVVPEDTLLVTYTITFDPDSGTAAPDGVFATFMSGNLSNINFGLKIEDTSSTSRAANDADVMFTQDGAPEDVSDRLRLYPNPTVQQIAINAEEFAGDVTVEIYNDRGYRVLTTTVSPFGNEVKVDVQRLAPGMYYAKFGSRNKVASKKFIKK, encoded by the coding sequence ATGAAGACTAAAATTACTCTTTTGGTCCTAACTGCCTTATTAGGACTGACGACTGTTTTCGCAAATTCAATGCCCACAAGCGAAAATGTAGTCGAGAATGAAATGATGACTTCCGATGGGAACTCAATTATCATTTCTGCGGGAAAAAGAATTTACTCGCTCGACATGAACACGTACCACGCTACGTTGTTGGCAACATCACCTTATGTAAACGAAATTAACTCCATCGCTAGTGACAATGCTACCGGATGGCTTTTTTACGTTTCAAACCATATCTCCAGATACAACTGGACAATTTATGGTTACAATGTGTATACCAATACACACAAAAACTTTGGATCCGTACGTCACTTTTTTACAGGTACTGGTCACGCAAGATCTTCTAGAGGATTAGCTTCTGGTGGAGCAACTTTTTACAATGGGAAATTATATTTCGCAATGGAATACCCAATTCGTTGTTACTACTACAGAGACGGACGTAGAACTTCTAGCAACTCTAATGCAAATCCAAAAGATGAGTTAGACGACAATCCAAGAGCAGCAGGAACAGTGTCTGCAGGAATGTTTACGAACTCAACAAACACTAGAGGAAACGCAATTTCTATGGAAGCTGATACAACGGCTGACAATGGAGGAAGAGATGGAAACGGAGAAACTGTAGATGATTTTGAAGAGATTGAAGCTGAAGAAGCAAATCAATTAAATGACAATGTAGTTGATTACATTTCTGAAGAAGAATTACCTGCTGAAACTGCAGACAATTCAGATTCAAACTTACAGCAAAGAGGAAACTCTTACTCAACTGAAACAAGTTACTACCACGGTTCTTACAACAACAACATTTACTTATTAGAGATTTCTTTTAGCGGATTGGCAGATTCATCTGGTCAAACTACATCTGTATTGAACGGAAGACCAGTATATGACAACTGGTGGTATTCTAGCTTCTTATACAGAGGAGAACTTGGAGATATCGTTGTTGATGACAACGGTCAAATGTATGCGGCTACTTCTTACCAAGTGCAAGCATACAATTTCAATAGCAACAGATATGACTGGGCTAACAATGAAAACATCTACGCGCAAATGGCGAAAGATAAGCACAGCCACCTTCAGTTATTGAAGAACAGAAAGTACTACACAACCTATTACTACCACGGATGTCCACAAAATGTGTACACTGCAAAGAGTTTTGTGCAAAAATATACAGCTCCTTCTCATTTAAGAACATTCAATAGCATTCAGTTAGGTTCTTTAATGGAGATTTCAGGATTAGATCCTCATGATGTTGGTAGAATTACAGATGCATCTGATTACATCAACTTAACGCCACCTGTATCATACAAAATTGAAGGCTTTGTATTTGATGATAATAATGAAAATGGAAGCTTTGACAGTGGACAAGGAGAAACTAAATTGCCAAGTGTTGAAGTAACACTATATGCTGATACCAATGCTGACGGTGCTTTAGATGCTGGAGATACTGTAATTGAAACGTTAAATACGGATGCTTCAGGAAACTATAAATTTGAAAACGTAGACGTAGCTGAAACTTTAGTAAAAGTAACAGTTCCTGCAGATGATACTGATTTTACATATAACTTAACAACTGCTGAGGTTGTATCAGTTACAGGAGGAACAGCAGATATCACAGGAATCAAATTTGGAATTAACAAAGAAGAAGTAGTTATCAATGTAAACTATGACGTATTTGGTACGGTATATGACGACGATAACGAAGATGCAATTTTTGATAACGGTGAAGCTGGATTGGACAATGTAACGTTAACATTATATGCTGATACCAATGCTGATGGAGTATTAGACGCTGGAGATACTGTAATTGCAACAACAACTTCTGCAAATGATGGCTCTTATAGTTTCTTACATGTATGTATTCAAAATACATTAGTAGCAGTAACTGTACCAACAGATACTGGAGACTTTACATATACATTAACAACTCCAGGAACACAAGCAATTGATTCAATCAATACAAATGTTACGGGACTTGATTTTGGAATCAACGAAGTACGTGTTATTGATTACAATATTTTAGGAACTGTATTTGATGATGACAACGCAAACGGAACTTCAGAGACTGGAGAAGCTGGCTTAGAAGCGGTTGCAGTAACATTATATGCTGATAACAACGCTGATGGTACATTAAATGCAGGAGATACAGTAATTTCTACTGTAAACTCTTTAGCTGATGGTTCTTATAGCTTTAGCAATGTAATTGTTGGTAATGTAGTAGTAGCGGTAACGGTACCAACAGACACTCCAGACTTTACATATACATTGACAACGGCAGGAGAACTTGCTGGAAGCTCTACAACAACTGACTTAACTGGATTTGATTTCGGAATTGACAAAGTTAAAGTTATTGACTATACAATCTCAGGAAATGTATACGATGACAATGACGAAAGTGGAGCACAAGATGCTGGTGAAGACAATTTAGAGTTAATCACCGTAACGTTATATGCTGATAATAATATTGATGGTGCGGTTGACGCTGGAGATGCCGTAATTGCAACGGCAATTAGCGCAGCAGACGGAACGTATAGCTTTGCAAACGTAACTGTTGAAAACACTGTAGTAGCTGTAACAGTACCAGGAAACACTCCAGACTTTACATACACATTGACAACACCAGGTCAAATAGATACAAGTTCAACAATTGTAAATGTTGACAATGTAAACTTCGGAATTAACGAAGTATTAGTTATTGACTATGCAATTTCAGGAACTGTATTTGATGACGATAATGAAAATGCAACACAAGATGCTGGAGAAGCTAACTTAGATGGAATCACAGTAACATTATATGCTGACAACAATGCTGACGGAGTTTTAGACGTAGCTGATACAACAATCACAACGACAACAACTGCAGCAGACGGAACCTATAGCTTTGCTGGTGTAACCGTACAAAATACGTTAACAATTGTAACTGTACCAGGAAATACAGCAACTTTCACATACACATTAACAACACCAAGTCAAGTAAACACAAGTTCAACAAATGTAAATGTTGACAATGTAGACTTCGGAATCAATGAAGTTGAAGTAATTGACTATAACATTTCAGGTGTTGTATTTGATGATGATAACGAAGATGGTAACAATGATGCTTCTGAAGGTAGAATTCCAAACGTAGTAGTAAGATTATACGAAGACGTTAACGAAGATGGAGCATTAGATGCAAACGATGTTCAGTTAGCTAACAGAGCGACAGGTTCTAGTGGTGAGTACCAATTTGAAAACGTAGCTAAGAAGAAAACCTTAGTTGAATTTACAATCCCTGCAAACTCACCAAACTTTACGTATACAGCAACAACTCCAGACGTAGTTGCGGTAACAGGAACAATCAATGATGTAACAGATGTTGATTATGGAGTGAACCAACGACAAGTTATCGACTACAACATCTCAGGAACTGTATTTGATGACGATAATGAAAACGGAACACAAGATGCTGGTGAGCGTGATTTAGACAATATTACGGTTACTTTATATGCTGATAACAATGATGACGGTGTGGTTGACGCAGGAGATACAGTAATCTCTACAGCTACAACAGCTAACGATGGTGTATATAACTTTACAGGTGTAACAACAGAAAACACAATTGTAGAGGTAACAGTACCAGGAGACACTGCAAACTTTACTTACACATTAACTACGGCAGGTGCTGTTGACACAAGTTCATTAATTACAGATGTTGTTGCTGACTTTGGAATCAACCAAGTAGAAATCATTTTATACGATATCTCAGGAACTGTATTTGACGACGACGATGCAAACGGAGTAAGAGACACAGGAGAAGGATTTGTACAAGGAGTCGTAGTTACTTTATATGCAGATAACGACGGAGACGGAATCCTTGGAGGAACAGATACTGTAATCGGTTCTACAACTTCAAGCACAGCTGCTGGAGATTATACTTTTGCAGGTGTAACAGTAAGAAACACTATCGTAGAAGTAACGGTTCCTGCAAATCAACCATCTTTAACATATACATTAACAACAGCAGCTACACAAGCAGTAAGTTCTGCTATTACAGATGTAACAGGTGTTGATTTCGGAATTGACGAATTCTTAATCGTAAATTATAACATCTTCGGAACTGTATATGATGACGATAACGAAAATGCAGTATTAGATACTACTGAAACGGGTAGATTAGCAAACGTAACCTTAACATTATATGTTGATGATGATGCAGACGGAAGAGTTGGAAGTGGAGATACAGTAATCGCTACAACAACTTCAGCAGCAGACGGAACGTATTCATTTCTTAATGTAACCATTCAAAACACATTAGTTTCTGTTACAATTCCTGCCAACGATGTTAACTTCAACTACACGTTAACAACTGATGCAAGAATAGATACAAGTTCAGTAAGTACTGATGTAACAGATGTAGACTTCGGTATCAATCAAGTATCTACTACGTATACTGTATCTGGAAATGTTTTCAACGATGTAAACGCTGATGGAGTAAACGAAGCAGCAGAAGCTGGATTAAATGGTGTAGTAATCAACTTATTCGATGACGTAAATGGAAACGGAAGAGTAGATAGAGGCGAGCCATTAATTGCAACTACATCATCTGATAGAAGTGGTAACTATCAATTCGGTGGAATTACAGCACCAAATGTAATTCTTCAAATGGTATTACCAACCAACACTCCACAGTTTACTTACATAGCAACAACACCAGTAAGTGTCGTATTAACTGGAGGTGTTTCAACAACTGTAGACTTTGGTATCAACAGACAATTAGTAGTTTTATACAATGTATCAGGTGTAATTTGGGATGACCAAAATGCTGACCAAATCAAAGATGCAAACGAGCCTAGATTATCAGGAATTGGAGTAACTCTTTTCCATGATGTCAATGCAAACGGAGCGTTAGATACGAGTGATATCTCACTAAGTACTGTGGTAACTGGAACAAACGGTGGATACATATTCACAGGAATCAACCTTAGAAATGTATTAGTAGTTCCAACAGCACCAGCAGACGGAACATTTACAACACCAAATACAAGAGCAGTTTCAAGTATCAGTACCGATGCTATTGATGTTGACTTTGGTATTAGCATTGCTTCCTCATTATTCCAAGTAACAGGAGTTGTATTTGATGACCAAAATGAAAACGGTATTCTTGATGCAGGAGAAAATTCTATTGATGGATTGCCAGTTGAAATTTATGCGGATACTGATAATTCAGGAACACTAGATACAAACATAGATTTACTAGTAGCATTTACACAAACATCAAACAATGGGTTCTTAATTGAAGATCCTAACTATGTAGTGGATTCTGTACCAGGAGGTCAAGTATTAATCAGAATCGTAGTTCCAGAAGATACACTTCTTGTAACATACACCATCACATTTGATCCAGATTCAGGAACAGCGGCACCAGACGGAGTATTTGCAACGTTTATGTCGGGTAACTTATCAAACATCAATTTCGGTCTTAAAATTGAAGATACGAGTTCTACATCAAGAGCAGCAAACGATGCAGACGTAATGTTTACGCAAGATGGAGCTCCAGAAGATGTATCAGACAGATTGCGATTATATCCAAACCCAACAGTACAACAAATTGCCATCAATGCAGAAGAGTTTGCAGGCGATGTTACTGTTGAGATTTACAATGATAGAGGATACAGAGTATTAACTACCACAGTAAGTCCATTTGGAAATGAAGTTAAAGTAGACGTTCAAAGGTTAGCGCCAGGAATGTACTACGCTAAATTCGGATCTAGAAACAAAGTTGCTAGTAAGAAGTTTATTAAAAAATAA